One Hydrogenophaga crassostreae genomic region harbors:
- a CDS encoding NADPH-dependent FMN reductase, which produces MQFLALSGSLRRESVNSAMLRAAKRLAPTPIDVQLCAVLGELPLFNPDHLDQPGEAVRRLWHAVAQADALIFASPEYAHGVTGTIKNALDWLVSFEPFAFKPVAVINTSPRAHHADAALRETLTTMAAHVVEPASVSLPLLGAHLDEEAMVNSPEWAPAIRAILQALAEGVASNHRGADPASPYQSR; this is translated from the coding sequence ATGCAGTTTCTTGCTTTGTCCGGCAGTTTGCGGCGCGAATCCGTCAACAGTGCGATGTTGCGCGCCGCCAAAAGGCTGGCGCCGACCCCAATTGATGTGCAGCTTTGTGCCGTTCTGGGTGAGTTGCCGCTGTTCAACCCAGATCACCTGGACCAGCCCGGGGAGGCGGTTCGGCGTTTGTGGCACGCGGTGGCTCAAGCCGATGCCTTGATTTTCGCCAGCCCTGAATATGCCCACGGCGTCACTGGCACCATCAAGAATGCGCTGGACTGGCTGGTCAGCTTCGAACCCTTCGCTTTCAAACCGGTGGCGGTGATCAACACCTCGCCACGGGCACATCATGCAGATGCTGCGCTGCGGGAAACCCTCACAACCATGGCTGCACACGTGGTGGAACCGGCGTCGGTGTCGTTGCCTTTGCTCGGTGCCCACCTGGACGAAGAGGCCATGGTCAACTCGCCCGAGTGGGCGCCTGCGATCCGCGCGATTTTGCAGGCGTTGGCTGAAGGCGTTGCGTCAAATCATCGGGGCGCTGATCCCGCGAGTCCCTATCAGAGTCGTTAA
- a CDS encoding HAD family hydrolase yields the protein MTTPDTSPPTALPAHTDAGLDVARIRAITLDLDDTLWPIWPTIKRAENTLQTWLDQHAPVTAALGRDKDTLRAVRNQMVELRPDLMHDMSALRRESIRLLLNRAGEDPSLAEPAFEVFFAERHRVELFDDALPALEFLASRFPVVALSNGNADVHRVGIGAHFHASVNAHGFGVPKPDKRIFHAGAEAAGVAPEQVLHIGDDAHLDGVGALGAGMQLAWVNREGHAWEHAPLAPHITVSSLMALCRALS from the coding sequence ATGACAACCCCTGACACCTCTCCACCAACTGCTTTGCCCGCCCACACGGATGCCGGGCTTGATGTCGCCCGCATCCGTGCCATCACGCTGGATCTGGACGACACCCTGTGGCCCATCTGGCCGACCATCAAGCGCGCTGAAAACACACTTCAGACATGGCTCGATCAACACGCGCCAGTCACCGCCGCGCTCGGGCGCGACAAAGATACCCTGCGAGCGGTTCGCAACCAGATGGTCGAGTTGCGCCCTGATCTGATGCATGACATGAGTGCGTTGCGGCGCGAGTCGATCCGCCTGTTGCTGAACAGGGCGGGCGAAGACCCCTCGCTGGCCGAGCCGGCGTTTGAGGTGTTTTTCGCCGAGCGGCACCGCGTGGAGCTGTTCGATGACGCGTTGCCTGCATTGGAGTTCCTGGCCAGCCGCTTCCCCGTGGTGGCACTCTCGAATGGCAACGCCGATGTGCACCGGGTCGGCATAGGGGCGCATTTTCATGCGTCTGTGAACGCCCATGGTTTTGGTGTGCCCAAGCCCGACAAGCGGATTTTTCACGCGGGCGCCGAAGCGGCGGGTGTGGCGCCTGAGCAGGTGCTGCACATTGGCGACGACGCCCATCTGGACGGCGTGGGCGCTTTGGGCGCCGGTATGCAGCTTGCCTGGGTGAACCGCGAAGGCCATGCCTGGGAGCATGCGCCTCTCGCGCCGCACATCACGGTATCCAGCCTGATGGCCCTGTGTCGTGCCCTGAGCTGA
- the hemH gene encoding ferrochelatase gives MSFQKEPPFSHGQAPRTAVVLCNLGTPDEPTAPALRRYLAEFLSDHRVVEIPKPIWWLILHGVILRVRPKKSAAKYASVWMPEGSPLKVWTEKQATLLRGYLGERGHQVTVRYAMRYGNPSIPAVLDELKAQGMTRVLLVPAYPQYSGTTTASVFDSVANWGLKARNLPEIRFINRYHDDAGYIEALAKKVRQHWMHNGQADKLVMSFHGVPERTLQLGDPYHCECHKTARLLAEKLGLTKDRYQVTFQSRFGKAKWLEPYTEPSLIKMAQNGTHSVDVICPGFTSDCLETLEEINMEAREAFLHAGGKTFNYIECVNDSPDWIRALADLAERHMQGWPTLQADDPMALKESRERALALGAKD, from the coding sequence ATGAGCTTCCAAAAAGAACCACCCTTCTCCCATGGTCAGGCGCCGCGCACGGCCGTTGTGCTGTGCAACCTGGGTACGCCCGATGAGCCCACAGCACCGGCCCTGCGCCGTTACCTGGCCGAATTCCTCAGCGATCACCGGGTGGTGGAGATTCCCAAACCCATCTGGTGGCTGATTCTGCACGGCGTCATTCTTCGCGTTCGCCCGAAGAAATCGGCAGCCAAATACGCCAGCGTCTGGATGCCCGAAGGCTCGCCGCTCAAGGTCTGGACCGAAAAACAGGCAACGCTGCTGCGCGGCTACCTGGGGGAGCGAGGCCATCAGGTCACCGTGCGCTACGCCATGCGCTATGGCAACCCGTCGATCCCTGCCGTATTGGACGAGCTCAAGGCCCAGGGCATGACCCGCGTGCTGCTCGTGCCGGCCTACCCCCAATACAGCGGCACCACCACCGCCAGCGTGTTCGATTCGGTCGCCAACTGGGGGTTGAAGGCGCGCAACCTGCCCGAAATCCGCTTCATCAACCGATACCACGACGACGCCGGCTACATCGAAGCGCTGGCCAAGAAGGTGCGCCAACACTGGATGCACAACGGTCAGGCCGACAAACTGGTGATGAGCTTTCACGGCGTGCCCGAGCGCACGCTGCAGTTGGGCGACCCCTACCACTGCGAATGCCACAAGACCGCACGCCTGCTGGCCGAAAAACTCGGTCTGACCAAAGACCGCTACCAGGTCACCTTCCAGTCCCGATTCGGCAAAGCCAAGTGGCTGGAGCCCTATACCGAGCCTTCGCTGATCAAAATGGCTCAAAACGGAACACACAGCGTCGACGTGATCTGCCCCGGCTTCACCAGCGACTGCCTGGAAACGCTGGAAGAGATCAATATGGAGGCCCGCGAGGCGTTTTTGCACGCCGGGGGAAAAACGTTCAACTACATCGAATGCGTGAACGACAGCCCCGACTGGATCCGCGCCCTCGCCGACCTGGCCGAACGCCACATGCAAGGCTGGCCCACCTTGCAGGCCGACGACCCGATGGCGCTCAAGGAAAGCCGGGAGCGGGCGCTGGCCTTGGGCGCCAAAGACTGA
- a CDS encoding (2Fe-2S)-binding protein, which translates to MQVQLQVNGKAVTVDAAPHTLLVQALREQLKLTGTHVGCDTAQCGACTVLMNGKAVKSCNMLLAQAAGTDVQTIEGMAAADGTMHPMQAAFKECHGLQCGFCTPGMVMSAVDLHKRQPNANEQQVREGLEGNICRCTGYQNIVKSVLQGSAAMKS; encoded by the coding sequence ATGCAGGTTCAACTTCAGGTCAACGGAAAAGCCGTGACCGTCGACGCGGCGCCCCACACGCTGCTGGTTCAAGCACTTCGCGAACAGCTCAAACTCACCGGCACCCACGTGGGTTGCGACACGGCGCAATGCGGCGCCTGCACGGTGTTGATGAACGGCAAGGCGGTCAAGTCTTGCAACATGCTGCTCGCGCAGGCCGCGGGCACTGACGTCCAGACCATTGAAGGCATGGCCGCTGCCGATGGCACCATGCACCCCATGCAAGCCGCATTCAAGGAATGCCACGGTCTGCAATGCGGCTTCTGCACGCCCGGCATGGTGATGAGCGCCGTGGATCTGCACAAGCGCCAACCCAACGCCAATGAACAACAGGTGCGCGAAGGGCTGGAGGGCAACATCTGCCGCTGCACCGGCTACCAGAACATCGTCAAATCCGTGCTGCAGGGTTCTGCGGCCATGAAATCTTAA